A stretch of the Mycolicibacterium celeriflavum genome encodes the following:
- a CDS encoding cytochrome P450 produces MSRWRSDSAVRQIGAPVVAAVGMNIAAAVRVRRRGYAGWTGAVNTDYDPLDPATAAQPFDAYRALHAGGRVHYNPKRATFILSRHEDIRAALRDTDAVTSSQGVTRMKISAPILVLTDGDDHTRLRKQVQPGFTRGAMSDWQGMADQLAKELVADVVANPGCDVMERLAVPLPIRMIAHIIGIPPEDVQNFRSWSEDGVGVINAGVSPAGLRQGLKGVRAIAALRRYFKDQLASGKLKGSDTVLGRLVDNNEDGKLSDDELFFIAMLLLFAGNETTTNLIGGMFDTLAHAPDQFAMIRDDPDLIPSAVEEQLRYSAPIQNLYRYTRTDYRVGEVTIPSGSRLLLAFGAANRDPEVFEDPDTYRADRNPRNHIAFGYGVHMCIGATLSRMEGQAVLRELTSQASAIAAAGSATWSTNSSLRGTTYLPIRLTPAR; encoded by the coding sequence ATGAGTAGATGGCGCTCGGATAGCGCGGTGCGGCAAATCGGGGCACCGGTGGTGGCGGCTGTCGGAATGAACATTGCTGCGGCCGTACGGGTCCGGCGCCGTGGCTATGCAGGATGGACCGGTGCGGTAAACACCGATTACGATCCACTCGATCCAGCGACCGCGGCGCAGCCATTCGATGCCTATCGCGCGCTGCACGCCGGAGGGCGGGTGCACTACAACCCCAAACGTGCGACCTTCATTCTGAGCCGACACGAAGACATCCGAGCAGCCCTACGCGACACCGACGCCGTCACAAGTAGCCAGGGCGTCACCCGAATGAAGATCTCGGCACCGATCTTGGTGCTCACCGACGGCGATGACCACACCCGGCTTCGCAAACAGGTTCAACCCGGGTTCACCAGGGGAGCTATGAGCGACTGGCAGGGGATGGCAGACCAACTCGCCAAAGAACTCGTCGCCGACGTCGTCGCCAACCCCGGTTGCGACGTTATGGAGCGCCTCGCCGTGCCTTTGCCCATCCGAATGATCGCGCACATAATCGGGATTCCGCCCGAAGATGTCCAGAACTTCCGATCATGGTCCGAAGACGGTGTCGGCGTCATCAATGCCGGCGTGAGCCCCGCCGGGCTGCGGCAGGGGCTCAAGGGGGTTCGGGCGATTGCGGCACTGCGCCGGTACTTCAAGGATCAGTTGGCCTCGGGCAAGCTCAAGGGGTCAGATACCGTACTGGGTCGGCTCGTCGATAACAACGAGGACGGCAAGCTCTCCGACGACGAGCTCTTCTTCATCGCGATGCTCCTGTTATTCGCTGGGAATGAAACCACCACCAACCTCATCGGCGGGATGTTCGACACCCTTGCCCACGCCCCCGATCAGTTCGCCATGATCCGAGACGATCCCGACCTGATCCCCAGCGCTGTCGAGGAACAGCTGCGGTACTCGGCGCCCATCCAAAACCTGTACCGCTACACTCGCACCGACTACAGGGTCGGCGAGGTGACTATCCCGAGCGGGTCGCGGCTCTTGTTGGCATTCGGCGCGGCCAATCGCGACCCTGAGGTCTTCGAGGATCCCGATACCTACCGCGCTGACCGAAATCCGCGCAATCACATCGCATTCGGCTACGGCGTTCACATGTGCATCGGAGCAACCCTCAGTCGCATGGAGGGCCAGGCGGTGCTCCGCGAACTCACTTCCCAAGCCTCGGCCATCGCAGCGGCCGGTTCGGCCACCTGGTCAACCAACAGCTCACTTCGGGGCACCACTTATCTGCCGATTCGGCTGACACCCGCGCGGTGA
- a CDS encoding acyl-CoA synthetase, whose translation MDRGIGQWVTKRAFLNGQRTALVQGDTSFTYSDFDRRTNQVASSLLRLGVRKGDRVAILLVNSVEFLEVLLGCAKIGAITIPINVRLAGPEIGYILADSGADVFVFHAPLAAAAVSALTEPGVRVRHTLRAGGAPADGEIPYTDLLSDGAPAPLDSDVEGRDPAFIMYTSGTTGRPKGAILTHDNLLWNAINVLGAEQGLTGSDVTVAVAPMFHIGGLGVHTLPLLYVGGTSVILPSFDPVGTLKAMAESRATVQFMVPAMWSALTQVPDFDSYDLSALRLAMGGGAPMPLTVIDFMHQRGVPFTEGFGMTETAPMVSVLDAANITTRAGSIGRVAMHVDARIVDADDRDVPDDTVGELLVRGPNVFVGYWMKPATTAEAFRGGWFHTGDLGRIDVDGYITLVDRKKDMIISGGENVYPIEVEQVLFRHPGVLDAAVVGGPDDKWGERVVAVVVADPAAEQVPGADELIAWCRERLAHFKCPREVHFLAELPRNATGKLLKTELRRRFTGVEGGVVQR comes from the coding sequence ATGGATCGCGGTATCGGTCAGTGGGTCACCAAACGGGCCTTCCTCAACGGGCAGCGCACAGCGCTCGTCCAAGGTGACACCAGCTTCACGTACTCCGACTTCGATCGGCGCACCAACCAGGTGGCCTCGAGCCTGTTGCGTCTCGGTGTCCGTAAGGGGGACCGGGTGGCCATACTGCTGGTGAACTCGGTCGAGTTCCTGGAGGTCCTCCTCGGCTGCGCGAAGATCGGCGCCATCACCATCCCGATCAACGTCCGGCTCGCCGGCCCGGAGATCGGCTACATCCTCGCCGACTCCGGCGCCGACGTGTTCGTGTTCCACGCGCCGCTAGCAGCGGCGGCGGTCAGCGCGCTGACCGAGCCTGGGGTCCGGGTCCGCCACACCCTCCGGGCCGGGGGCGCCCCGGCCGACGGCGAGATCCCCTACACCGACCTGCTCTCCGACGGTGCGCCCGCGCCACTCGACAGCGACGTCGAGGGCCGCGACCCCGCGTTCATCATGTACACCTCGGGCACCACCGGCCGCCCGAAGGGCGCCATCCTCACCCACGACAACCTACTGTGGAACGCCATCAACGTGCTGGGCGCCGAACAAGGCCTGACCGGCAGCGACGTGACTGTCGCAGTCGCCCCGATGTTCCACATCGGCGGGCTCGGGGTACATACGTTGCCGTTGCTCTACGTCGGCGGGACCAGCGTGATCCTGCCGTCGTTCGACCCGGTGGGCACGCTCAAGGCGATGGCCGAGAGCCGGGCCACCGTCCAGTTCATGGTGCCGGCGATGTGGTCGGCGCTGACCCAGGTGCCCGACTTCGACTCCTACGACCTCTCCGCGCTGCGTCTGGCCATGGGCGGCGGCGCACCGATGCCGCTGACTGTCATCGACTTCATGCACCAACGCGGAGTCCCCTTCACCGAGGGATTCGGGATGACCGAGACCGCCCCCATGGTCTCGGTCTTGGACGCCGCCAACATCACCACGCGGGCCGGGTCGATCGGCCGGGTCGCCATGCACGTCGATGCCCGAATCGTCGACGCCGACGACCGGGACGTCCCGGACGACACCGTCGGCGAGCTCCTGGTGCGCGGACCCAACGTGTTCGTCGGGTACTGGATGAAGCCGGCGACCACCGCCGAGGCCTTCCGGGGCGGCTGGTTCCACACCGGCGATCTCGGCCGGATCGACGTCGACGGCTACATCACGCTCGTCGACCGCAAGAAGGACATGATCATCTCGGGCGGGGAAAATGTCTACCCCATCGAGGTCGAGCAGGTGCTGTTCCGTCACCCCGGTGTGCTCGACGCCGCGGTCGTCGGCGGTCCGGACGACAAGTGGGGTGAGCGCGTCGTCGCCGTGGTGGTGGCCGACCCAGCCGCCGAACAGGTACCCGGCGCCGACGAACTGATCGCCTGGTGCCGCGAACGGCTGGCGCATTTCAAGTGCCCGCGCGAGGTGCACTTCCTTGCCGAGCTGCCCCGCAACGCCACCGGCAAGCTCCTCAAGACCGAGCTGCGCAGGCGATTCACCGGTGTCGAGGGCGGCGTCGTCCAGCGCTGA